Proteins found in one Terriglobia bacterium genomic segment:
- a CDS encoding aminopeptidase P family protein — protein MSNKQAAGPSAEIYRERRNKMREAVGGGVILWLGHMMQPRNYTDNAYPFRQNSHFLYYTGLAEPDLAVLSYPDRDYDVLFSRPTTMDDIIWSGASQERMNMARQAGIETLEDIGRLGVYLTKAQSQRLTVHYLPPYQASSLFRIAELLVIEPTDVTAGVSQRLKEEVARQRNVKTDLEIREIEDALRVTDHMHRRAMAVARPGIYEYEVAGEIQAVALRSDFQMAFPPIVTVRGQVLHNHSYGNILQDGQLMINDSGAESPNGYAADITRTFPVGGRFSPAQKDIYETVLSMQLGAIEAIKPGIRYRDVHLQACRILAERMISLGLMKGNPSSAVEAGAHALFFPHGLGHMMGLDVHDMEDLGDIVGYPKGEARSSQFGLNFLRMSRPLEEGFVLTVEPGIYFIPALIDRWAEEKQHKDFIVYDKLGAFRAFGGCRIEDDVLVTGTGARVLGPGIPKTIGEVEAAMGRK, from the coding sequence ATGAGCAACAAACAAGCTGCAGGTCCGAGTGCAGAGATCTATCGCGAACGACGCAACAAGATGCGCGAAGCGGTCGGAGGCGGCGTGATCCTCTGGCTGGGTCACATGATGCAACCCCGCAACTACACGGATAACGCCTACCCGTTTCGCCAGAACTCACATTTCCTATATTACACGGGGCTGGCCGAGCCGGATCTCGCGGTTCTGTCCTATCCTGACCGGGACTACGACGTGCTCTTTTCGAGGCCGACCACGATGGACGACATCATCTGGAGCGGAGCCAGCCAGGAACGGATGAACATGGCACGGCAGGCAGGCATCGAGACGCTCGAAGACATCGGCCGCCTGGGTGTCTACCTGACCAAGGCCCAGAGCCAGAGGTTGACGGTCCACTACCTTCCCCCCTACCAGGCCTCGTCGCTTTTCCGGATTGCCGAGCTCCTCGTCATCGAGCCGACCGACGTCACCGCCGGTGTTTCCCAACGTCTGAAGGAAGAGGTGGCACGCCAGCGTAACGTGAAGACCGACCTCGAAATCCGGGAGATCGAGGATGCGCTCCGAGTCACCGACCATATGCATCGCAGGGCCATGGCTGTAGCACGACCGGGAATCTACGAGTACGAGGTCGCGGGCGAGATCCAGGCCGTGGCTCTGCGCTCCGATTTCCAGATGGCCTTCCCGCCCATCGTGACGGTGCGCGGCCAGGTATTGCACAACCACTCCTATGGCAACATCCTCCAGGATGGCCAGCTCATGATCAACGATTCGGGCGCCGAGTCACCCAACGGTTATGCGGCCGACATCACGCGCACATTTCCGGTCGGCGGCAGATTCAGCCCCGCGCAGAAGGATATTTACGAAACGGTCCTGAGCATGCAGCTGGGCGCGATCGAAGCGATCAAGCCCGGCATCCGGTACCGGGACGTTCACCTTCAGGCCTGCCGGATCCTGGCCGAGAGGATGATTTCCCTGGGACTGATGAAGGGCAACCCGTCTTCCGCCGTGGAAGCGGGCGCCCACGCACTGTTCTTCCCTCATGGGCTCGGGCACATGATGGGTCTCGATGTGCACGATATGGAAGACCTGGGCGACATCGTCGGGTATCCGAAGGGCGAGGCACGCAGCTCCCAGTTCGGTCTCAATTTCCTCCGCATGAGCCGTCCTCTGGAAGAAGGATTCGTACTGACCGTCGAGCCCGGGATCTATTTCATCCCCGCACTGATCGATCGTTGGGCAGAGGAGAAACAGCACAAGGATTTCATCGTGTACGACAAACTCGGAGCCTTCCGCGCTTTCGGCGGCTGCCGCATCGAGGATGACGTGCTGGTTACCGGGACCGGCGCGCGTGTTCTGGGTCCCGGCATCCCCAAGACCATCGGCGAAGTCGAAGCCGCGATGGGAAGGAAATAG
- a CDS encoding PLP-dependent cysteine synthase family protein: protein MFGGQKRTLYAKAENLNMTGSIKDRMAFFILQQGYARGLLKTGDLIAEATSGNTGIAFCAIGRALGHPAVIFMPDWMSAERINLIKSLGAEIVLISKEQGGFLGSIRRSEELAASRSDVFLPRQFSNQDNIEAHYRTTGPEIWWQLRWHSLYPDAFVAGVGTGGTIMGVGRFLREKRPAIRLYPLEPANSPTMSTGHKVGKHRIQGISDEFIPPIVNLDSLDNVVAVDDGDAILMSQKLAAELGLGVGISSGANFLGALMVQNDLGKDAVVVTVFSDDNKKYLSTDLLRQERVKDGFLAPDIKLLRVHAFKRVCQTCCNPEECAELIYQGMAQEIPSLSCPLRQPATPASA from the coding sequence ATGTTCGGGGGCCAGAAACGCACCCTTTATGCCAAAGCCGAGAACCTGAACATGACAGGGAGCATCAAGGACCGGATGGCATTTTTTATTCTGCAGCAGGGTTATGCCCGGGGGCTCCTCAAGACCGGGGATCTCATCGCCGAGGCTACCAGCGGCAACACCGGCATTGCCTTTTGCGCCATCGGCAGGGCGTTGGGGCATCCTGCCGTCATCTTCATGCCGGACTGGATGAGCGCGGAACGGATCAACCTGATCAAGAGTCTGGGCGCGGAAATCGTCCTGATAAGCAAGGAACAAGGGGGATTCCTGGGCAGCATCCGCCGCTCTGAGGAATTGGCCGCATCAAGAAGCGATGTCTTCCTTCCCAGGCAGTTCTCGAACCAGGACAACATCGAAGCGCATTACCGGACCACAGGACCGGAGATCTGGTGGCAGTTGCGGTGGCATTCGCTTTACCCCGATGCCTTTGTAGCCGGCGTGGGAACCGGCGGGACCATTATGGGAGTCGGGCGTTTTCTCAGAGAGAAGCGGCCGGCGATAAGACTGTACCCCCTCGAGCCAGCCAATTCGCCGACCATGTCCACGGGCCACAAAGTCGGCAAGCATCGCATCCAGGGCATTTCCGACGAGTTCATCCCCCCGATCGTGAACCTGGATTCACTGGACAACGTGGTCGCCGTCGATGACGGTGACGCGATCCTGATGTCCCAGAAACTTGCTGCTGAACTCGGGCTCGGAGTTGGGATTTCCTCCGGAGCGAACTTCCTGGGCGCCCTCATGGTGCAGAACGACCTGGGCAAAGACGCGGTGGTCGTCACGGTTTTCTCCGACGACAACAAGAAATACCTCAGCACCGACCTCCTGCGCCAGGAGCGGGTGAAGGATGGCTTCCTCGCACCCGACATCAAGCTTCTGCGGGTTCATGCGTTCAAAAGGGTGTGCCAGACCTGTTGCAACCCGGAAGAATGCGCGGAGCTCATCTATCAGGGCATGGCGCAAGAGATACCTTCGCTCTCATGTCCCTTGAGGCAGCCGGCGACCCCTGCATCCGCTTGA
- a CDS encoding EAL domain-containing protein — MDRYDLAARIDNDGLWDWNLTTGRIHFSSRWASLLGCEECEVGNTPDEWFRRVHPEDLKQLQRGIDAHVAGDSLQFENKHRMLHKDGTYRWMCSRAVITRDESGHPFRIAGSHSDITPERVVDALTGLPNRLLLLDRLTRSLERAKRHDDFLFAVLLLDLDRSDALIERIGAAAGDLLLISAARRLETSLHAGDGVARLGRGYVVAHSEADEFIILLEGLNEVGEAKIVAERLLKEISAPFGLDGREVFLTASIGIALSVTGYRHAEEALRDADTALYRAKSLGKGRCEVFDTAILDSAQSHLQLEADLQGALGRQELSVCYQPIVSLATSRIAGFEALMRWNHPVWGMISPQEFIPIAERSGCIVPLGRWILHEACRQLKVWQEDPRIPGDLWVSVNFSSKQFMQPSLSEEIREVLCDVQLHPSSLMLELTEGVLMENPEAASSLLMKLRVTGTRIGIDDFGTGYSSLSYLRRFPVDFLKIGHSFIRSLGTSQDSLEIVRTICSLAHQLGLHVIAEGIENAGQLDLVRSFKCDYGQGFYFSKAINRERAEALLREGLSHVPGAEADKKEEKPETIATTDPPLEELAVPLAAHPGADGPRIEQIEGWSTRKKGFLFIGLTALVLLLMGGLLARFDRLTLPPVAYSSAPFLQGPEETPGKTAAAGKTDENPAPQESRSPLSRDATTTQPPVSARPPIKKPVSYSYSVLHNHLLGSCQGILKISQNSLSFVSEKEKDSFDLKYSECSYLLEDDQLTIKAGPKTYHFKSAAANSKEENRSQLRAIVQSISRLRPDAALK, encoded by the coding sequence GTGGACCGATACGACTTGGCCGCCCGCATAGATAATGACGGGCTTTGGGATTGGAATCTGACGACCGGCCGGATCCACTTTTCTTCGCGGTGGGCCTCCCTGCTGGGTTGTGAGGAATGCGAGGTCGGCAACACTCCCGACGAGTGGTTTCGGAGAGTCCATCCTGAAGACCTGAAACAGCTTCAACGGGGGATCGACGCCCATGTGGCTGGGGACTCCCTTCAGTTTGAAAATAAACACCGCATGCTGCACAAAGACGGGACCTACCGTTGGATGTGCTCCCGCGCCGTGATCACGCGCGATGAAAGCGGGCATCCTTTCCGAATCGCAGGTTCCCATTCGGACATCACTCCGGAAAGAGTGGTTGACGCGCTGACCGGGCTCCCGAACCGCCTCCTCCTTCTGGATCGCCTGACTCGTTCGCTCGAGCGCGCCAAACGGCACGATGACTTCCTGTTTGCCGTCCTCCTCCTGGATCTTGACCGGTCTGACGCTCTCATTGAGCGCATCGGAGCGGCGGCCGGCGATCTGTTGCTGATCTCAGCAGCCCGGCGTTTGGAAACCTCTCTCCATGCCGGAGACGGCGTGGCCCGCCTGGGACGCGGTTACGTCGTGGCGCACTCCGAGGCGGATGAATTCATCATTTTGCTCGAGGGCCTGAACGAGGTCGGCGAGGCGAAAATTGTCGCAGAGCGTCTGCTCAAGGAGATCTCCGCCCCGTTTGGACTCGATGGCCGTGAGGTCTTCCTTACGGCCAGCATCGGAATTGCACTGAGCGTTACCGGGTACCGGCATGCTGAAGAGGCCCTGCGCGATGCAGACACCGCCCTGTATAGGGCCAAGTCACTCGGAAAAGGGCGTTGCGAAGTCTTTGATACAGCCATCCTCGACTCTGCGCAATCACACCTTCAGCTGGAAGCCGATCTCCAGGGTGCATTGGGACGGCAGGAGCTTTCGGTCTGCTACCAGCCGATTGTGTCCCTGGCCACGAGTCGGATCGCCGGTTTCGAAGCCCTCATGCGATGGAATCATCCCGTATGGGGCATGATCTCGCCGCAGGAATTTATCCCAATCGCCGAAAGATCCGGATGCATCGTTCCGCTGGGCCGATGGATTTTGCATGAAGCCTGCCGCCAGCTAAAAGTCTGGCAGGAGGACCCGAGGATTCCCGGAGACCTGTGGGTTTCAGTCAATTTCTCCAGCAAGCAATTCATGCAGCCCTCCCTGTCCGAGGAGATTCGAGAGGTTTTATGTGATGTCCAGCTCCATCCATCCAGCCTGATGCTGGAGTTGACGGAAGGTGTGCTGATGGAAAATCCTGAGGCAGCCAGCAGCTTGCTGATGAAACTGCGCGTCACCGGGACGCGAATCGGCATCGATGATTTTGGCACGGGGTATTCTTCGCTTAGCTACCTGCGCCGATTCCCAGTGGATTTTCTGAAAATCGGTCATTCGTTTATCCGCAGTCTCGGAACCAGCCAGGACAGTCTGGAGATCGTCCGCACCATTTGCAGTTTGGCGCATCAACTGGGCCTGCATGTGATCGCCGAAGGCATTGAGAACGCGGGACAGCTGGACCTGGTCCGATCCTTCAAATGCGACTATGGACAAGGATTTTACTTTTCCAAAGCAATCAACAGAGAACGGGCGGAGGCACTGTTGAGAGAGGGCCTGTCTCACGTGCCGGGGGCGGAGGCTGATAAAAAAGAAGAGAAGCCTGAGACCATTGCAACGACAGACCCGCCCCTCGAGGAACTTGCAGTGCCTCTTGCCGCACATCCCGGGGCGGACGGACCGCGGATCGAGCAGATAGAGGGATGGTCTACACGGAAGAAGGGATTCCTGTTCATAGGACTGACAGCCTTGGTGCTGCTCCTGATGGGAGGTCTGCTCGCCAGGTTTGACCGTTTGACCTTGCCACCTGTCGCCTATTCTTCTGCGCCCTTCCTGCAAGGCCCGGAAGAAACACCCGGCAAGACGGCGGCCGCGGGAAAGACCGACGAGAATCCTGCCCCACAGGAGAGTCGAAGTCCGTTGTCCCGCGATGCCACTACGACCCAGCCGCCTGTCTCGGCGAGACCTCCAATAAAGAAACCGGTTTCATACAGTTACTCGGTTCTCCACAATCATCTTCTGGGAAGTTGTCAGGGGATTTTGAAGATCTCCCAGAACTCTCTTTCCTTTGTTTCCGAAAAGGAGAAGGATAGTTTTGATCTCAAGTACTCTGAGTGTTCCTATCTCCTGGAAGACGACCAGCTGACGATTAAGGCCGGCCCCAAAACCTACCACTTCAAATCAGCGGCGGCCAACAGTAAGGAGGAAAATCGATCCCAGCTCAGGGCCATCGTTCAGAGCATCTCGAGGCTCCGCCCGGATGCCGCCTTGAAATGA
- a CDS encoding porin family protein, with translation MSINQYFRGTLVFLGVFLAFSAQSFAQNFHFSVFGGWNKPGKVTLANVRTGLNGNGMVGVRLEADFARIIGWENTFAYSPNFGQPDILATTSDSRALIYSSNLVLNVPIKHIVPYATVGVGLITSKRILLAPSQLVNPQEFGTEFAVNYGGGLKLTKLAGPVGLRFDVRGYTLPDVISQRLNILEVSGGIMFSF, from the coding sequence ATGTCGATTAACCAGTATTTCCGAGGTACGCTTGTTTTTCTTGGCGTCTTCCTTGCGTTCTCTGCGCAGAGTTTTGCCCAGAATTTTCACTTTTCAGTTTTCGGCGGGTGGAACAAGCCGGGGAAGGTGACCCTGGCCAACGTGCGCACCGGATTAAATGGCAACGGCATGGTTGGGGTGCGCCTTGAAGCGGATTTTGCCAGGATCATCGGGTGGGAAAACACGTTTGCTTATAGCCCAAACTTCGGTCAACCCGACATCCTTGCAACAACCAGCGACTCGCGGGCGCTGATTTACAGCTCGAATCTGGTGCTAAACGTGCCCATAAAGCACATCGTGCCGTACGCAACGGTAGGCGTGGGTTTGATCACCTCCAAGCGCATATTGCTCGCGCCTTCGCAGCTGGTGAATCCTCAGGAATTCGGCACGGAGTTTGCGGTCAACTACGGCGGAGGACTGAAGCTCACAAAGCTGGCCGGTCCCGTGGGTCTGCGCTTCGACGTCCGCGGCTATACTCTGCCCGACGTCATTTCGCAGCGTCTGAATATTCTTGAAGTCAGCGGCGGAATCATGTTCAGCTTCTAA
- a CDS encoding pyridoxamine 5'-phosphate oxidase family protein produces MPATPSTEQVWRVIDKQIFAVLGFVSKNGEARTAGIVYTVRDRQIYIATERESWKARHIKENPHVSLTVTIAKRIPLMPWIKIPPATVTFQGKAAVCGLDEASGQVQRSLFRGLELDAKAKASVCILRVAPAGDFVTYGVGVPLMTMRHPEQACGRAPVGA; encoded by the coding sequence ATGCCGGCAACACCTTCAACGGAACAGGTCTGGAGAGTAATCGACAAGCAGATTTTCGCCGTGCTCGGTTTTGTTTCCAAGAACGGCGAGGCGCGCACCGCCGGGATCGTCTACACCGTGCGCGACCGTCAAATCTATATCGCCACCGAACGCGAGTCGTGGAAGGCGCGCCACATCAAGGAGAACCCGCACGTCTCCCTCACGGTGACCATCGCGAAGCGGATACCGCTGATGCCTTGGATCAAGATCCCACCCGCGACGGTGACCTTCCAGGGCAAGGCCGCCGTCTGCGGCCTGGACGAAGCTTCCGGCCAGGTGCAGCGATCCCTGTTCCGCGGCCTCGAACTCGACGCCAAAGCCAAGGCCAGTGTCTGCATCCTGCGCGTAGCGCCCGCCGGTGATTTTGTCACTTACGGCGTAGGTGTGCCGTTGATGACGATGAGACACCCCGAGCAGGCGTGCGGGCGCGCCCCGGTCGGCGCTTAG